From the Alphaproteobacteria bacterium genome, the window AAATATAATAAGTATAAATGTTTGACGTCAAACTAGTTGCGGCGTATCCTTCTTGGCAAGAACAAGGAGGCGTTCATGAAATCCATCCTTTCCCTATGGGTGAATGGCAGGCTGCGCGAAGATGCGGTCGATTCAGCCACCCTGTTGATCGATTATCTGCGCGACCAAGTTGGCCTGACCGGCACCAAGCAGGGCTGCGATGGCGGCGAATGCGGGGCTTGCACGGTTCTGGTCGATGATCGTCCGCGTCTGGCCTGCGTCACGCTGGCCCATCAGGTGGCGGGCAGGCGCGTTGAAACGGTCGAGGGGCTGGTGGAAAATGGCCGCATGAGCCGCTTGCAGCAGGCCTTTCACGAAAAGCTGGGCACGCAATGCGGTTTCTGCACGCCCGGCATGATCATGGCCGCCGAGGCCTTGTTGCGCAAAAATCCCGATCCGTCGGTTGATGAGATCAAGCTGGCGCTGTCGGGCAATCTGTGCCGCTGCACGGGTTATGTCAAAATCGTCGAAGCGGTGCAGGAGGCGGCTCAATGAACGCCCTCGTTCCCCAGAATGGCAAGATCGGCGCCAGAACCCCGCTGATCGACGGCGTCGAAAAAGTGACCGGCAAGGCGAAGTATACCGCCGATCTGGCGCATGTCGGCGCGCTGGCCGGGCGCATCTTGCGCTCCACCCGCGCCCATGCGCGCATTTTGTCGATCGATGTGTCGAAGGCTTTGGCCCTGCCCGGCGTGGTGACGGTGGCGACCGGCGCCGACACGCCGGTTCCCTTCGGCGTTCTGCCGATTGCCGAGAACGAATATCCATTGGCGCGCGAGCGCGTGCGCTATCGAGGCGATCCGGTAGCCGCCGTGGCCGCCATCGACGAAAAAACGGCGGCGGCGGCGCTCAAGCTCATCCATGTCGAATATGAAGACCTGCCTGCCTATTACGATCCCAAGAAGGCGATGGCGGCGGGCGCAGTGGCGCTGCACGACGACAAGCCCAACAACGTGCTGCGCGAAGTGCACAACGAATTCGGTAATGTCGAGGATGGTTTCGCCAAGGCCGATCTGATCCGCTCGAAAACCTACAAATTCGCCGAGGTCAATCACGTCCATATCGAACCCAACGCCAGCTTGGCCGAATATGATCCTGATCGCGGATATCTGACGCTG encodes:
- the hcrC gene encoding 4-hydroxybenzoyl-CoA reductase subunit gamma, which encodes MKSILSLWVNGRLREDAVDSATLLIDYLRDQVGLTGTKQGCDGGECGACTVLVDDRPRLACVTLAHQVAGRRVETVEGLVENGRMSRLQQAFHEKLGTQCGFCTPGMIMAAEALLRKNPDPSVDEIKLALSGNLCRCTGYVKIVEAVQEAAQ